A single window of Nicotiana tomentosiformis chromosome 1, ASM39032v3, whole genome shotgun sequence DNA harbors:
- the LOC138909989 gene encoding uncharacterized protein, translating into MNIFLIYVQFCYVSKEVEYSWFELWEESREEGSPPVRWGKFVDAFIDHFLHAETKAACAAEFESLRQDILNVWEYLMRFAHLSKYAIYMLPTMEPRLRRFVQGLSPLVINEVTTAALNYDMNYGKMVAFAQATETRKFRNRMEREGSNKARSVGNFGGSSSSGRSAFKGGSLGPS; encoded by the coding sequence atgaatatcttcctaatttatgttcaattttgttatgtctcaaaagaGGTAgaatattcttggtttgagctatgggaggagtctcgtgaggaggggagccctccggtgaGGTGGGGTAAGTTtgtcgatgccttcattgatcatttcttgcatgcagagactaaggcagcctgtgccgctgagtttgagagcctgaggcAAGATATcctgaatgtgtgggagtaccttATGAGATTCGcgcacctgtccaagtatgctatttacatgttgcccaccaTGGAGCCTAGattgcgccggtttgtgcagggacttagtcccttggtaattaacgAGGTcactacagctgccttgaattatgatatgaactatgggaagatggtggcattcgctcaagccacagagacccgtaaATTCAGGAACAGAATGGAacgagagggtagtaataaggcccggtctgtgggcaactttggtggttcttctagtAGCGGCAGGTCAGCATTCAAGGGAGGGTCATTAGGGCCATCTTAG